One Paraburkholderia sp. PREW-6R genomic region harbors:
- a CDS encoding Hsp20/alpha crystallin family protein yields MSDLYFTTDLFSQFDRLHQQMAALFGGNPTSIRTDRLSAFPQINVGTTDDSIEIVAFAPGIDPKQLEVSIDKGLLTIAGERAQETRPADEATRHYAHERFSGQFRRVIELPQHADPDRVDARYVNGCLCISIGKRESSKPRAITVQ; encoded by the coding sequence ATGAGTGATCTCTACTTCACGACCGACCTGTTCAGCCAGTTCGATCGTCTGCATCAGCAGATGGCGGCGCTGTTCGGCGGTAATCCCACCAGTATCCGTACCGACCGCCTGTCGGCTTTCCCTCAGATCAACGTCGGCACGACGGATGACTCGATTGAAATCGTGGCCTTCGCACCGGGCATCGACCCGAAGCAGCTCGAAGTCTCGATCGACAAGGGTCTGCTGACGATAGCCGGCGAGCGGGCGCAAGAAACGCGTCCAGCCGACGAGGCGACGCGTCATTACGCACACGAACGTTTCAGCGGCCAATTCCGCCGCGTCATCGAGCTTCCCCAGCATGCCGATCCAGACCGGGTCGACGCACGTTATGTGAACGGCTGTCTGTGCATCAGCATCGGGAAACGTGAGTCGTCGAAGCCGCGTGCGATTACTGTTCAATAA
- a CDS encoding Hsp20/alpha crystallin family protein, giving the protein MNDATQLTRQESTKAAPAESRRAEKRLTLSPAVDVIEDAHGITLWADLPGVARESLEIRIQDGNLRIEASANVPTRDGLRLQHAEVRVPDFARSFTLGAELDTSKIEANLKDGVLKLLIPRREEARPRRIEVAVG; this is encoded by the coding sequence ATGAACGATGCAACACAACTTACACGTCAGGAGTCCACCAAGGCAGCGCCTGCCGAGTCGCGCCGGGCAGAAAAGCGGCTGACGTTGAGCCCCGCCGTGGACGTGATCGAGGACGCGCACGGCATCACCCTGTGGGCCGACCTGCCGGGCGTGGCGCGCGAAAGCCTCGAAATCCGGATTCAGGACGGCAATCTGCGTATCGAGGCGTCCGCCAACGTGCCGACCCGGGACGGCCTGAGACTGCAGCATGCGGAGGTGCGTGTTCCTGACTTTGCCCGGTCATTCACGCTTGGCGCCGAACTCGACACATCGAAGATCGAGGCCAATCTGAAGGATGGGGTGCTGAAGCTGCTGATTCCCCGGCGCGAGGAGGCGCGGCCACGGCGCATAGAGGTCGCCGTCGGTTAA
- a CDS encoding DUF4142 domain-containing protein: MKKLTIISSVCAASCFMAGAATAQTQAASTTAANPLAQVDKDFVQAASMSSSTEIDASKLATSHSSDKDVKSFAHHMILDHTKLTVQLKMAAPHGVTVPKDNSDTAVLDSLKPLKGADFDKAYITKVGLEGHKQAIAAFEKEASDGQNADLKKAAQKALPTIKEHYQMAQQLASKKGISE; encoded by the coding sequence TTGAAGAAATTAACGATCATCAGCTCCGTCTGCGCAGCCTCCTGCTTCATGGCCGGCGCTGCGACAGCTCAGACACAGGCTGCCTCGACAACGGCCGCCAATCCGCTCGCGCAGGTTGACAAAGACTTCGTGCAGGCCGCATCGATGTCGTCTTCGACAGAGATCGACGCGTCGAAACTCGCGACCAGCCATTCCAGCGACAAGGACGTGAAATCCTTCGCGCATCACATGATCCTCGATCACACGAAGCTGACCGTTCAGCTGAAAATGGCCGCGCCTCACGGCGTTACCGTGCCGAAGGACAATTCGGACACTGCGGTGCTTGACTCGCTCAAGCCGCTCAAGGGGGCGGACTTCGACAAGGCCTACATCACGAAGGTCGGCCTTGAGGGTCACAAACAGGCAATTGCGGCCTTTGAGAAAGAAGCTTCAGACGGTCAGAACGCCGATCTGAAGAAAGCCGCGCAGAAAGCGCTGCCGACCATCAAGGAGCACTATCAGATGGCCCAACAGTTGGCTTCGAAGAAAGGTATTTCGGAGTAA
- a CDS encoding HAMP domain-containing sensor histidine kinase yields MRYDDVSARNVAVAKQPGDTIAEGLGEMLALAGLGVWELEVASGRIRCNEPCLNHCGAARSADISREWLLGDLPRQIGANPDAARDGQTFEFERMSPDGCHWVLIRGICWFNDDNTMRSATGFTLDLTSRKQHEFELDALANAERSAREHSDALARTMDHFIAAVSHELRSPLNAIVSWAELLQLAMEPSNVARAGEAIRRNGRQLSHMVDDLLDSGAIATGKLSVNLQPVDLGALAAFVAEDVRKLAQHKGLQLHAADISPCLVLADESRIRQVIWNLLANAVKFTDAGEVEVSVKATRDFAVMTVRDTGRGIAPEAVSLIFDRFQQIAPHASGRVGGLGLGLWLARHIISLHGGSIDVASDGPGCGATFTVKLPLASTAR; encoded by the coding sequence TTGCGCTACGACGACGTGTCGGCACGTAACGTGGCCGTCGCGAAGCAACCCGGCGACACCATAGCCGAAGGGCTTGGCGAGATGCTCGCGCTTGCAGGCCTCGGCGTCTGGGAGCTGGAAGTCGCATCAGGCCGCATCCGGTGTAACGAGCCATGTCTGAATCACTGCGGCGCAGCACGGTCTGCGGACATTTCCAGAGAATGGCTGCTGGGCGACCTGCCGCGTCAGATCGGAGCAAATCCGGACGCGGCCAGGGACGGTCAGACTTTCGAGTTCGAGCGAATGTCGCCCGATGGCTGTCATTGGGTTCTGATTCGCGGCATCTGCTGGTTCAATGATGACAATACGATGCGATCCGCTACCGGATTCACCCTGGATCTGACCTCGCGCAAGCAGCACGAGTTTGAACTCGACGCGCTGGCCAATGCGGAACGCTCAGCGCGGGAGCACAGCGACGCGCTGGCACGCACGATGGACCATTTCATCGCCGCGGTGAGCCACGAGCTTCGGTCGCCTTTGAACGCCATCGTTTCTTGGGCAGAACTGCTTCAGCTCGCGATGGAGCCGTCGAACGTCGCCCGGGCCGGCGAGGCCATCCGTCGAAACGGCCGGCAGCTGTCGCACATGGTTGACGATCTGCTCGATAGCGGCGCAATTGCCACTGGCAAACTGTCGGTCAATCTACAGCCCGTGGACCTTGGTGCGCTTGCTGCGTTCGTCGCCGAGGACGTCCGCAAGCTCGCGCAGCATAAGGGTTTGCAGTTGCACGCCGCCGACATCTCGCCTTGTCTCGTCCTCGCGGACGAAAGCCGGATCAGGCAGGTGATATGGAATCTGCTGGCCAATGCCGTGAAATTCACGGACGCTGGCGAGGTGGAAGTATCAGTCAAAGCCACTCGGGATTTCGCGGTGATGACCGTGCGTGACACGGGGCGCGGCATTGCACCCGAGGCGGTGTCACTGATTTTCGACCGTTTCCAGCAGATCGCGCCGCATGCCAGTGGTCGCGTCGGGGGGCTGGGGCTGGGACTCTGGCTGGCGCGACACATCATCAGTCTGCACGGCGGGTCAATCGACGTTGCCAGCGATGGTCCCGGCTGCGGGGCCACCTTTACGGTAAAGCTTCCACTGGCGTCTACTGCCCGCTAG
- a CDS encoding response regulator, which produces MTRILLVDDEPELLEAWSFALEYVGHSVDRARDGREALEQLNRHRPDLVITDLMMPGMNGEDLCRAIRQNAEWADIPILLHTSAYAGTPVNERLWDSFLRKPARLEVFLTTIENLTRG; this is translated from the coding sequence ATGACGCGCATCCTTCTTGTCGACGACGAACCCGAACTGCTCGAAGCCTGGAGTTTCGCGCTCGAGTACGTGGGCCACAGCGTCGACCGGGCGCGCGATGGACGCGAGGCGCTCGAACAATTGAACCGCCACCGGCCCGACCTGGTAATCACCGATCTGATGATGCCCGGTATGAATGGAGAGGATCTGTGCCGGGCGATCCGGCAGAACGCTGAATGGGCGGACATTCCGATCCTGTTACACACCTCTGCGTATGCCGGCACACCCGTCAACGAGCGGTTATGGGATTCGTTTCTCCGGAAACCCGCTCGCCTGGAAGTTTTTCTCACCACCATTGAAAACCTGACCCGGGGTTGA
- a CDS encoding response regulator, translated as MATLVVVDDESLVTDFLTFLLEGEGHTVHVANNGRQAFEIIGRTRPALVITDLMMPVMPGLELARLLRESPEFNQLPIILCSSVSDPVAQHEQHLFAAILRKPYAPARLVSLVNENTGATR; from the coding sequence ATGGCTACCCTCGTAGTTGTCGATGACGAGTCGCTCGTCACGGATTTCCTGACGTTTCTGCTGGAAGGCGAGGGACACACCGTCCATGTCGCCAACAACGGCAGGCAGGCGTTCGAGATCATTGGCCGCACGCGCCCCGCGCTCGTCATCACCGACCTCATGATGCCGGTCATGCCGGGCCTGGAGCTTGCTCGACTGTTGCGGGAAAGCCCGGAGTTCAACCAGTTGCCGATCATTCTGTGCAGTTCGGTTTCTGATCCCGTGGCGCAGCACGAACAGCATCTGTTCGCGGCGATACTCCGGAAGCCCTATGCACCAGCCCGACTTGTCAGCCTCGTCAACGAGAATACCGGCGCAACCCGTTGA
- a CDS encoding ATPase domain-containing protein, producing the protein MDKTLSRLSSDVPGLDEICGGGLVSGSSYIFQGRPGAGKTILANQIAFAQAREGRKVLYVTLLAESHDRLFQSLSTLDFFDATRIGKELTYLSLFRTLRDDGLPALVAMLRGELARLNASMLVLDGLLNAREIGQTNLDVKTFVAELQGHAAFTGCTVLFLTSARIDESSPEHTMVDGVLQLEESLVAPRTVRRIRVAKSRGSGSLGGMHLYEISSRGIAVYPRLEASRAMPSGLDRPSTGRLETGTDGLDARLNGGVPGSSVTAVVGPAGSGKTTFGIGFLRLATPERPAVHFGFYETPERLIAKAAALGIDLAALVDSSALQIMWRPLTENLLDKLAYDLLDAVRETRADRLFIDGLAGFERATVEPHRMVEFFAALTNELRSMGVTTVCTWEVKELSGPWLTNPSPEILSQIDNVVGMQHAMMGGVLRRTLSVLKVRDSEFDTTVAEVAIAGVGAGLHVTGTMPGAATSSVPGRKADGE; encoded by the coding sequence ATGGACAAGACGCTTTCGCGGCTATCGAGCGATGTTCCCGGACTCGACGAAATCTGCGGCGGCGGGCTGGTCTCGGGATCGTCGTACATATTCCAGGGACGCCCTGGAGCAGGCAAGACGATTCTCGCCAACCAGATCGCCTTCGCTCAGGCCAGAGAAGGTCGCAAGGTTCTTTACGTCACGCTGCTGGCGGAATCCCATGACCGATTGTTCCAGTCGCTTTCCACTCTCGACTTCTTCGACGCAACGCGAATCGGCAAGGAGCTGACTTACCTCAGCCTGTTTCGTACGTTACGTGACGACGGCCTCCCCGCCCTTGTCGCGATGTTGCGCGGCGAGCTTGCCCGGCTGAACGCCAGCATGCTCGTGCTGGACGGGCTCCTGAACGCGCGCGAAATCGGCCAGACCAATCTCGACGTCAAGACCTTTGTAGCGGAACTGCAGGGACATGCCGCGTTCACGGGCTGCACAGTTCTCTTTCTGACGAGCGCACGCATCGACGAATCCAGTCCGGAGCACACGATGGTCGACGGGGTCCTGCAGCTCGAGGAAAGCCTCGTTGCGCCGCGAACGGTGCGCCGCATACGCGTTGCGAAGTCGCGCGGCAGCGGTTCCCTGGGTGGCATGCACCTCTACGAAATCAGCAGTCGCGGTATCGCCGTGTACCCCCGGCTGGAAGCGTCACGTGCGATGCCCTCCGGGCTCGATCGGCCCAGCACAGGACGGCTCGAAACAGGCACTGACGGACTCGACGCGCGCCTGAACGGCGGCGTACCCGGAAGCTCCGTCACGGCAGTAGTCGGACCGGCTGGCAGCGGCAAGACGACCTTTGGAATCGGATTCCTGCGGCTCGCGACGCCCGAGCGCCCCGCCGTTCATTTCGGCTTTTACGAAACACCTGAGCGTCTGATCGCCAAAGCAGCCGCGCTCGGTATCGACCTCGCAGCACTGGTCGATTCCAGCGCACTGCAGATCATGTGGCGCCCGCTCACTGAAAATCTGCTGGACAAACTCGCCTACGACCTGCTGGACGCCGTCCGCGAAACCCGGGCCGACCGCTTATTCATTGATGGGCTGGCCGGTTTCGAGCGCGCGACCGTCGAGCCTCATCGCATGGTCGAATTTTTTGCCGCGCTCACCAATGAGCTGCGCAGCATGGGCGTGACGACCGTTTGCACGTGGGAAGTCAAGGAGCTGTCGGGACCCTGGCTCACCAATCCATCGCCCGAGATCCTGAGCCAGATCGATAACGTCGTCGGCATGCAGCACGCAATGATGGGTGGCGTCCTGCGTCGCACGCTCTCGGTCCTGAAGGTTCGGGACAGCGAGTTCGATACGACGGTGGCGGAAGTCGCCATCGCAGGTGTCGGCGCCGGCTTGCATGTGACTGGCACGATGCCAGGCGCGGCCACCAGCTCGGTGCCCGGGCGCAAAGCGGACGGCGAGTAG
- a CDS encoding PAS domain S-box protein — protein MIPSVGTKTALSDAQRFELLVTSVRDYAIYMLDPDGYIASWNTGAQRFKGYVAAEIIGKHFSMFYTEEDRQAGVPQRALRTAEEHGKFEAEGWRVRKDGTRFWASVVIDPIRNEAGELLGFAKITRDITERMLANEALRKSEEQFRILVQGVTDYAIYMLAPTGEIVSWNAGAARIKGYDQSEIIGKHFSCFYTAEDSASGAPATMLATAAAEGRVEREGWRVRKDGTRFWAHVVVDAIRGEDGSLIGFAKVTRDMTERKEAVAAIERANLALFQSQKMEAIGQLTGGIAHDFNNLLAVVSNGLQVLATQSRTHLDAKMIQTMQRAVDRGASLTQQLLSFARQQPLKAERHDLNALIRDFEPMLRRAGREGVSIDIRSAAGPALTWVDAPRFEAALLNLVVNARDALPDGGRIGVSTQTVELRAGAVGGLPKGSYVRVSVADNGVGMPAEVVSRAVEPFFTTKEPGKGTGLGLSQVYGFITQSGGEVVITSAPNEGTTVDLYLPEATGEVQQTAVRSTQLSVETVLLVEDEADVLTGAAELFRSIGYEVVTATNAAEATIVLGTRTDINIVFSDVVMPQGKSGIELARFVKSTYPDIKVVLTSAYPLATLRREHGEIGEFVFVHKPYRLSDVARALRATAV, from the coding sequence ATGATTCCATCCGTCGGAACAAAAACCGCCCTGTCGGACGCCCAGCGTTTTGAACTGCTCGTGACCAGTGTCCGGGACTACGCCATCTATATGCTTGACCCCGACGGCTACATTGCGAGCTGGAATACAGGTGCGCAGCGTTTCAAAGGTTATGTGGCTGCCGAAATAATAGGCAAGCATTTTTCGATGTTCTATACGGAGGAAGACCGTCAAGCGGGCGTTCCTCAGAGGGCGTTGCGCACCGCCGAGGAACACGGAAAGTTCGAAGCGGAAGGGTGGCGGGTCAGGAAGGACGGAACGCGCTTCTGGGCAAGCGTCGTGATCGATCCCATCCGCAACGAAGCAGGCGAGTTGCTCGGATTTGCAAAAATCACACGGGACATTACCGAGCGAATGCTGGCTAACGAGGCGCTGCGTAAAAGCGAGGAGCAGTTCCGCATCCTCGTTCAGGGCGTCACCGATTACGCCATCTATATGCTGGCGCCGACGGGCGAGATCGTGAGCTGGAATGCCGGCGCGGCGCGCATCAAGGGATATGACCAGTCCGAAATTATCGGCAAACACTTCTCGTGCTTCTATACGGCCGAGGACAGTGCGAGCGGGGCACCGGCCACCATGCTGGCCACCGCGGCAGCGGAGGGGCGCGTCGAACGCGAAGGCTGGCGGGTCCGCAAGGACGGCACGCGCTTCTGGGCCCATGTCGTGGTGGATGCAATACGTGGCGAGGACGGCTCGCTGATCGGGTTCGCCAAAGTCACGCGCGACATGACCGAAAGGAAGGAGGCGGTCGCGGCGATCGAGCGCGCGAATCTGGCGCTTTTCCAGTCACAGAAGATGGAGGCGATCGGGCAATTGACGGGCGGCATCGCGCACGATTTCAACAATCTGCTGGCCGTGGTCTCCAACGGCCTCCAGGTGCTCGCCACGCAGTCACGGACCCACCTCGACGCGAAGATGATCCAGACCATGCAGCGGGCAGTGGACCGTGGGGCCTCCCTGACGCAGCAATTGCTTTCGTTTGCGCGTCAGCAACCCCTCAAGGCAGAGCGCCACGACCTGAACGCGCTGATTCGCGATTTCGAACCCATGCTGCGGCGCGCCGGCCGCGAAGGTGTATCGATCGATATCAGATCGGCGGCCGGCCCGGCGTTGACCTGGGTCGACGCTCCCCGCTTCGAGGCCGCCCTCCTGAATCTGGTCGTCAACGCAAGGGATGCACTGCCTGACGGCGGCCGTATTGGCGTCAGCACGCAGACTGTCGAATTGCGAGCCGGCGCCGTGGGCGGCCTGCCGAAGGGCTCGTATGTTCGTGTGTCGGTAGCGGACAATGGCGTGGGGATGCCGGCGGAAGTGGTGTCGCGGGCCGTCGAACCGTTTTTCACGACGAAGGAACCCGGCAAGGGCACCGGACTCGGGCTGAGCCAGGTCTATGGATTCATCACGCAGTCCGGTGGCGAAGTAGTGATTACGAGCGCGCCGAACGAAGGCACGACGGTCGACCTCTATCTGCCCGAGGCTACGGGCGAAGTGCAGCAGACCGCCGTGCGCTCGACGCAGCTTTCGGTTGAGACGGTGCTGCTGGTGGAGGACGAAGCGGATGTACTCACCGGGGCGGCTGAACTGTTCCGCAGTATCGGCTACGAGGTCGTGACCGCCACCAACGCGGCGGAGGCCACCATTGTTCTCGGCACCCGTACGGACATCAACATTGTTTTCAGCGATGTCGTGATGCCACAAGGGAAGAGCGGGATCGAGCTCGCGCGCTTCGTGAAGTCCACCTACCCGGATATCAAGGTCGTGCTGACGTCTGCTTATCCACTGGCGACGCTGCGTCGCGAACACGGCGAGATCGGTGAGTTCGTGTTCGTGCATAAGCCATATCGCCTTTCCGATGTAGCACGCGCTTTGCGGGCGACTGCTGTTTGA
- a CDS encoding phosphatase PAP2 family protein: protein MNRFDAGIETFFSHAAWGGLLDHIVKAVADLYTFKGLVLIPILWWIWFQPGERSNWRREIIIATIASGWLALACGRLLAECLPFRVRPIYELRLHLHFTSAWDPTLSKWSSFPSDHAMLWMAVALGIFFIRPGIGLLAMLYTAVFICLPRAYLGFHYPTDLLAGAAIGVAITYVMTRDAVRRLYAPKVLRWVEHRPGLSAMLAFVVCLELVTQFDELRSLASSVLKAV from the coding sequence ATGAACAGGTTCGATGCCGGTATAGAAACATTTTTCTCTCATGCAGCATGGGGGGGCCTGTTAGACCATATCGTCAAGGCGGTCGCGGACCTTTACACGTTCAAGGGGCTCGTTCTCATTCCGATCCTGTGGTGGATCTGGTTCCAGCCCGGTGAGCGTTCGAACTGGCGTCGTGAGATAATTATCGCAACCATTGCAAGCGGTTGGCTGGCGCTTGCTTGCGGACGGCTGCTCGCCGAATGTTTGCCATTCCGGGTGCGTCCGATCTACGAACTCAGGCTGCATCTGCATTTCACTTCTGCATGGGACCCCACGCTCTCGAAATGGAGTTCGTTCCCCAGCGATCATGCCATGCTATGGATGGCCGTTGCCTTGGGCATCTTTTTCATCAGGCCTGGTATTGGCCTGCTGGCCATGCTTTATACCGCGGTCTTTATCTGCCTCCCGCGTGCGTATCTCGGCTTTCACTATCCCACGGATCTCCTTGCCGGAGCCGCAATCGGCGTAGCCATTACCTATGTGATGACGAGGGATGCAGTAAGAAGGCTCTACGCGCCCAAAGTCTTGCGGTGGGTCGAGCACCGCCCGGGCTTGTCGGCGATGCTCGCATTTGTCGTCTGCTTGGAGCTTGTTACCCAGTTCGATGAACTGCGCAGCTTGGCGAGCTCCGTTTTGAAAGCTGTGTAG
- a CDS encoding ATP-binding protein, translating into MDINRDLPVDAYRIVFRLIPSPCLLLAVDDGYTILDANEAYLRETISDRPDLIGRPVFDAFPDNPADGKSRATRSLGESLARVVCLRCTDAMALQRYDVPDRSGGEGAFIVRYWSPINIPLPGPDGSVAYIIHRVENVTELVAQGWRRTSVQPGEGDGSPSRHVESESELIRRSMQLSNTNQELRRLSEEACALADRLKDESVRKDEFLAMLGHELRNPLAGLASAFQCIEMSNAAEGVPQEIGSLINRQIGALTRLVDDLLDASRVSRGAIQLHCEPVDLRMVIETAAYSVRKEFETKGHSLVIDLAPGNYAMNGDATRLQQVVANLLSNAVKFTDRGGKIRMSLSACTAGDQSRASLTVEDNGRGIPADSIDSIFDLFAQVNTKLDRSEGGLGIGLNLARRLVELHGGTLVALSEGVGKGSRFIVDLPLSSERAGLPAPVSGLPSALPDRDVSILLVEDNEDVRAATAAMLETLGYAVATASDGTSGLDSMVAQTPTVAIVDIGLPGIDGFEVATRATDMLGDKRPYLVALSGYSGPEVSGRAMRSGFDAVFVKPIDIGLLQRTIRNVASASRPGNTQSRSA; encoded by the coding sequence ATGGACATCAACCGCGATCTGCCAGTCGACGCATATCGAATCGTCTTCCGGCTGATTCCCAGCCCTTGCCTGCTTCTGGCGGTCGACGACGGGTACACCATCCTCGACGCCAATGAGGCTTACTTGCGCGAAACCATTAGCGATCGTCCGGATCTGATCGGCCGCCCGGTTTTCGATGCCTTTCCCGACAATCCCGCCGACGGCAAGTCGAGGGCGACCCGGTCGCTCGGCGAATCGCTGGCACGTGTTGTCTGCCTGCGCTGCACGGACGCCATGGCGTTGCAGCGCTACGATGTGCCCGACCGATCGGGCGGTGAAGGCGCATTCATCGTGCGGTACTGGAGTCCCATCAACATCCCGCTGCCGGGCCCGGACGGTTCGGTGGCTTACATCATCCATCGGGTCGAAAACGTCACTGAGCTGGTCGCGCAAGGGTGGCGGCGCACGTCGGTACAGCCGGGTGAAGGCGATGGAAGTCCTTCGAGGCACGTCGAGAGCGAGTCCGAATTGATTCGTCGGAGCATGCAGCTGTCGAATACCAATCAGGAATTGCGCAGGCTGAGCGAGGAAGCATGCGCGCTCGCCGACCGGCTCAAGGACGAAAGCGTCAGGAAGGACGAGTTCCTCGCGATGCTAGGTCACGAACTGCGCAATCCGCTGGCGGGACTGGCATCGGCGTTCCAGTGCATCGAAATGAGCAACGCTGCAGAAGGCGTGCCGCAGGAGATCGGCTCGCTGATTAACCGCCAGATCGGGGCGCTGACCCGGCTGGTCGACGATCTGCTCGATGCGTCGCGGGTTTCGCGCGGCGCGATCCAGTTACATTGCGAACCGGTCGACCTGCGTATGGTCATCGAGACCGCCGCTTACTCGGTGCGCAAGGAGTTCGAGACGAAGGGACATTCGCTCGTCATCGACCTTGCGCCCGGCAACTACGCCATGAACGGCGACGCTACGCGCTTGCAGCAGGTTGTCGCGAATCTGCTCTCGAACGCCGTCAAGTTTACGGATCGGGGCGGAAAGATCCGCATGAGTCTGTCCGCCTGCACGGCGGGCGACCAAAGCAGGGCGAGCCTTACCGTCGAGGACAACGGGCGTGGCATCCCTGCGGACTCCATCGATTCGATCTTCGACCTGTTCGCGCAGGTGAACACCAAGCTCGACCGCTCCGAAGGCGGATTGGGCATTGGACTGAACCTCGCGCGCCGCCTGGTCGAACTGCACGGCGGCACGCTGGTCGCGCTATCCGAAGGGGTGGGAAAAGGCAGCCGGTTCATTGTCGATCTGCCGCTCTCGAGCGAGCGGGCGGGACTGCCCGCGCCGGTCAGCGGTCTTCCTTCTGCGTTACCCGATCGGGACGTCTCGATCCTGCTGGTGGAGGACAACGAGGACGTGCGAGCGGCGACTGCGGCGATGCTGGAAACGTTGGGGTACGCGGTCGCCACCGCTTCCGACGGCACGAGCGGGCTCGATTCGATGGTCGCCCAGACGCCGACGGTGGCCATCGTCGACATTGGTTTGCCCGGTATCGATGGCTTCGAGGTGGCGACGCGCGCCACGGACATGCTCGGCGACAAGCGTCCCTATCTGGTCGCGCTCAGCGGCTACAGCGGCCCGGAAGTGAGCGGGCGCGCAATGCGCAGCGGTTTCGACGCTGTTTTCGTCAAGCCGATCGACATCGGACTTTTGCAGCGGACCATCCGCAACGTGGCTTCGGCCAGTCGTCCGGGCAATACACAGAGCCGGTCTGCCTGA